The genome window GCGACGTCCATTAAGGTACAAGAGGGAAAGACCCATAAGCAGACCACCACCTCCATATCTTTTGCAATCTTTATGGATTGAGAGAGCCCATATAAATCCACTCACACCATAATAACCTAAATTGCCTTCAATTCCAAACTAAGAGATAGCTACTTATATAGTTGTAGGTTCAACCTAAAATTTCTAGAGATGTGGACAAATACCAGAAGACCTAATATTTGGGCCCCCACCACCGGGCCATGTGCATGTGAACATGTTGCTTTCACTTACCTGTTCACTCTCCGCATATCCATATCAAATCAATTCCCcctcctctgtttttttttttttttcctttcccactTTAATTTCAGGGCCTTTCTACCGCACTCAACCACAAACCCaagagtttaattttgttttagggTACATAATTTCTTTttcgtttttgtttttcaatgcGCCATTATTGGGTTTGCATCGGTCTATAATTGAGCCTCGTGCTATCTCATTTAAGCCTTTTGGAGTCAAAGGATATTGCAGCGTTAGGCCTACAAGGTGGCTGGCTGGACGGATGCTCATTTTTTGCGTTGGAATGGTCAATGCCGAGACTAATTTGCCATCATGCATGGGCCAGAACCCCACGTCCTTTGCAAAATCATACATTATATGGCCAAGAAAAATGGGTAGGCACGGGGTTGGAGGGTGGGTGTGGGATCATATGACTCGTACAGTCGTAGCCTAAAGTCGTCCTTAGACATTTGGGCATGGTGATGGtaccatttcttcttcttcctctccttttttaaaaattttcttaatatgaATCAGAAATGCAAGATCAGTCCCACCTAGACAGCAAATACCACGAACATGTGATCATTAAGTCGGGTCTCACACGCATATTTAGCATCAAAATATATTTggcataatttatttatttttaacaagaaCAATTTTAATAATAGTAAGTTCTCATGGCCGCCCAACTATTTCCCGTAGTCAATTGTTTCAAATGAATTTGGTAGGTTACGTTGAATTAATCTtatactatattattattattattatcgttAGAGTCAATATTCTTCTACCTCACCTCACTCCAATTGTCAGACAAATTAACGGTGGGTTCGGTCGTTAGAGGTATAAATAGTGCACCTTAATCATCCTTTAAGTACCTTGGTCAATCCAATTAATATTGTTAGGTGTAGCAGGTTTCCAGCTAACTAATGTCTAATGATAAGTTAATACCCATCTAATCGAAATTATTTTACAAACCGTTTGTAAATCAAGAACGAAAGATGAACATTATTTATGTACACTAAAAACCTACAAATCATACCtaaattttattccatttacaGTGTTGATGTTTGGTCAAACGGAAAGGTTAGTCGCTGACAAAACAGAACTTTCCTTTTTGAAAAGCCTAGATAAGAAAATACGAAATTTCCTAGaatggagtttttaaaattgtaatacTGCTCTTTGCAGATAAAAATGCAATTCCTGTGCGGGAAAAGATGGTCAGTCTGAAATTATTAGACTGAGGATTACAGACAAGAGCCACAGTTCTGTAACCTAAGATGTCCAAACAGTGGTCTGTCacctacaattttttttctttttctagtacAGCTACGATAGAGGCTAGGAAGGtaggttttgaaaaattattgctGCCAACGTCTAGTCGTCAACAATCAACATCCCATTTGAGTCATttgcaataaaattaaaattaaaaattaaaatggagaTTTGAGATTTCACGTTCAATGTTGggtgcttttattttattttatttatttatttttcatgcatTTGTGTTAAATATTATGATGATGAAGTTTCAATTCAATGTGAAGGGCATGGAGTTAAAAGTCGTAAGTGGCATcattatttttgaaatgttCAGGTGCAACGGCAGTGGCCAGAATTTAAAGGGCGGTGACGGTGGTTAGGGTAACAGGACATTTTCCACGTCCGAGATTAATGTCTTTTCCTCTCTATATATAATCTAGAATTGATAAAATCATATCTTTTCAAAACATAGTcaaattatatctttttttttctttttaataaaaaaaacgtAGGAAAACAAATCTTTTTtaggtaataatttttttaatgtgtgaGACGTTAAAGAAGGGTTTTGATGGTCCACTAAAAAGTCAAAAATGTTGTTGAAATCTGAGCACAGCCTCCCTTCAACGTGTATTCAAATTCAATTGACTCCTTGGATTACTTGCACTAATATTAAATCATGTCTGAATATAAgaatatatgtataataatttaaaaagaaaaaaactaagtGAGAACGAAGAGAGAAGGGGAGAGGGGGGCCTCCGGTTTCCGGCTTCCGGCCTCCTCACCTTATCCTATTCCTTACAAACCAACATCCCTGATTTACGCAGAATCAGGTCGGTTTGGTCGTACAGTAACCTCCACTGTAAGACAGCTCGCCAATCACGGGTCGCTACGTGGCCTCTCTCCTACCAGTTGTAACTGACACCTAGATAAATAAGGTGGCCGACAGGTCGACAACCAGATTTGTGGACTACTGCACTCTCCCCTCCTCCGCCCTACACGTGTTCCACATGGACGGCTCGATCCTCTGCCACGGACGTACGGTCCACCACTGTCCAATTATATGGACTCCTTCTCCACCTCCACCCCCTCGCTCAATTCTCTCACACACTACACAAATCTAAATTACAATTAACAACCTACACCCCTCGCTCACCCTTGCAGCTATCCCTATCAAGCCATCCACGTTTTGGGCCCTGTTTCGTAATTTCGCTGCTCTCAAACACTGACACAGTGATTTCCATGTGTTATAGGGTTAGTTTTGTAATTTGGGCTTCCATTaagcatttttatttatttgtttatttagttttttaaagttggaaaacataaaatagaaatagaagGAGTTGGAAGGTATTCAGGGGATATTTGTCAGTGTTTTTTAGAAGCTATTTTGCTTTCACAGACCCAGTGTTtcttagagagagagaaagagagacagagagagggGGGTGGAGTTGATACTTCCCTCTGGAGTCTGAACTGGTGCCCCATTTCGCCGGAGAGGTGAGGGTCTCCGAAACCACAAACTTTAAgcttttttcttcaaattgtgGCGACTGGTTTAGAGTTGGAGTTTAGTGGGGATTCTTGACGTTACTGGGGGTTTCAACGACATGCAAGATATACATTCAATGGGTGCTGGAGGAGGCCGGATCTTTGGAGGTGACCGGAGGCTGCGGCCGCACCAGAACCAGGCCTTGAAGTGTCCGCGCTGTGAATCGCTCAACACTAAATTCTGCTACTATAACAACTACAACCTCTCTCAGCCTCGCCATTTCTGCAAGAGCTGTCGGCGGTACTGGACCAAAGGGGGCGTCCTCCGTAATGTTCCTGTTGGAGGCGGTTGCCGGAAGACCAAGCGGTCCAAGGCGAAGTCGTCATCCGACGCTCCGCGTGAGCGGAAATCGAACTCTCATTCCAGTAGCGAAAGCTCGAGCCTTACCGCTACCACCACCGCGGCGGCGACGACCGCCACGACGGAGGCGGTGTCGGCGCCCTCTTCGAACGCCGCGTCGACGTTGGTCGGTTTTCGCGAATCGAGATTTTTCGCTCCCCAAAGTCCAAACCCAAATTTTGAGATGCCGACGTTGCTGGATCACTCGTCGGACGGTAACATTTTCCCTGAGATCGGGAGCTTTACCAGCTTGATGACGGGGTCGAACGATCCAGCGGCTCTTGGATTCAATATTTCCGACATTTCACCGTTCAAATATCAAGAACAAGTTGATCAGAATCAACAGTGGCAACAGCAGCAGCAAAAGATGTCCGATGAGTTGAAGATGCAGGAGATCACCGCGGGATTTCTTGATCAGACTGTTCAGGTGGAGTTATCAGCGTTGCAGAACAGGTCAAACCATGGCGGATTCCCATCGTTGGATTGGCAGACCAGTGGTGATCAAGGTATCTTCGATCTTCCTGGAAACGTTGATCAAGGCTACTGGACTCAGAGTCAATGGTCCGATAACGATCACCCTCTCTATCTCCCCTAGCCTCTCACCATTTAACCACAActctcaaagaaaatttgaagaaatgattcaaaaagaaaaacaaaaaaaaggaattgagagagagagtaaGATGAATATGACTGTTCtcttatgtaaatttttttcagatatttttttttttggggtctTATTTTGATGATTCTGGAAGGTGTTTGGCTTTGATCTTGATGTTCATCTGCAACTAACTTTCATGTTAGTGTCCTTTTTTCCCCCTTGTTGgggttttccttttttctttctaatgtATTTccaattaaattaatcaaatataggaaaaatatagagtgttttgtttgtttggatgCTTCCTAACTTCCTGAATCTCTCCTAAAATTTTGACAATTCATCCGAAATTTCAGCATACTAGAATCCCTGAGCTGCAAATTtctttatatagaattttagagaGAGTTATGTATTCATTGGAAAATTTTAAGGGCTAACAGAAGGTTAGATTACTATGTTAATTAGTGGGGTTGAGACGCCGGTCAAAGGCTTGATCTAGTAACTTCAGAAAGCGCCACGTCGTGGTTAAGGGAGAGggatgatgataatgatgatggTAATGATGAGCGTACGGATGGCAAAGTATGGGGAAGGGGAGTGTGGGAGTGGTGGGGAGCCACATGGGTGGCGACAAGTCCCATGCGTGATTATGACTCCACGTGTCGGTGTGATGGAGTGGAGTCACTGTCGCAAATGGAAGCAGACACGTGGGAAGAGGGCATAGTGGGGGAAGAGGGTCGGTTTGTCATGAACTGGGGGGATTGAGTGCTGGGCAGGGCAGTGCCGTAGTGGTGATGCTGATGGTGACGATGACGTGGACACGTGGGCTCCACGTCCGCATGTGCAGAAGTGAGAAGTGGTCTCGGCTCTCATCTCATGCATTTGGTGCTTTGGTGGTGTCCGTCTCCTAGGCGCACTCGAGACGTTGCGGAGTCTTGAGGATCAATTATCCTATTCCGCGTGAGAACCAGAACCTTCAAGTTTGGAAGGGTGGTGTCACTTCCTTCCTCTCTTTTAGGGGTACCCTAGAAACTGAGGGTATGGGCTTGGGTGTGGTCCTCTTTGCTCTTTCAGTTTCAGCCCTCtcataatttcttttgcaaaatttCTAGGTAGTTGGAGGAGGTTTGCTTTTTTGCTCATTCATGAATAACTGCCTCTTACatcttattattaattcattttcattttaaaaatttctagtCTTATGTAGGGGTGCATTTTTTTGGAGGGTTGCTTCTTGTGCTGCTTTCCATGGTgtcaattcaaattttatttcaattctttgaataatttttttttccaaattctcTAAGAAAAATTAACCAGGAATTGGTGCATATTAAGGGCATATTTAAACATTAAATCAGGAATAGATATTTAATTCAATCATTTACAGTACAAATTTGTTGATCCAATGGAAATTGAACCCTTGGAAAAACTTTAGTCTAATTTAAGGGTGATTGGACTTGGATTCAGATGTGAGCAACCTAAACCCAGTTTCATATATGGAAATAAACATGattaaaagattttaattaatttcaattgttttttttttttctataattttagcttaaatagaaaatattcaaCTCTAGGAAAAACTTGGTGGGCTTGGATTAGAGAAGCAGTGGGAGAAACCAACTTTCAAAAAGGCCCAAACGCAAAAGGGAAGTGATGGCCCAAGCAGAGAAAATGTCTAGGAAGTTGGTGAAGACTTGAGACTAGAGTGGAGAATTTCTCATTTCCCACCAACTAGCCATGGCAACATGTATATGAAAAAGGGGATGGGATGTGTTGTTAGCCCCATCCACAAAATGCACTCTTTAATCTTATGAACAATCCATCAACCACCTTCTGATGATACATGTGAAAATCAAGAGCACACCACCTCTGGGTTCGCCGGTCCCG of Vitis vinifera cultivar Pinot Noir 40024 chromosome 17, ASM3070453v1 contains these proteins:
- the LOC100262950 gene encoding dof zinc finger protein DOF5.4; this translates as MQDIHSMGAGGGRIFGGDRRLRPHQNQALKCPRCESLNTKFCYYNNYNLSQPRHFCKSCRRYWTKGGVLRNVPVGGGCRKTKRSKAKSSSDAPRERKSNSHSSSESSSLTATTTAAATTATTEAVSAPSSNAASTLVGFRESRFFAPQSPNPNFEMPTLLDHSSDGNIFPEIGSFTSLMTGSNDPAALGFNISDISPFKYQEQVDQNQQWQQQQQKMSDELKMQEITAGFLDQTVQVELSALQNRSNHGGFPSLDWQTSGDQGIFDLPGNVDQGYWTQSQWSDNDHPLYLP